In the genome of Sphaeramia orbicularis chromosome 13, fSphaOr1.1, whole genome shotgun sequence, one region contains:
- the ets1 gene encoding protein C-ets-1 isoform X2: MSYYMDPVSSYPALHPCDRLGAMRQSGGVAAGPQTQLPGVVHPQQQYYPSQPLYPQDIPLQEVPNGHDLSPTDPECGDVPLLTPGSKEMMSQALKATFSGFTKEQQRLGIPKDPRQWTENHVAEWLTWTVNEFSLKNVEFDKFCMNGANLCAMGKERFLDLAPDFVGDILWEHLEMLQKEDTKHYPINGLTSNFQESRYTSDYFVKPGFITESYQTLHPISSEELLTLKYESEYPAVILRDTPLNPLQGDYFSVKQEVVSPDNMCVGRLSRGKLGGQDSFESIESFESCDRLTQSWSSQSSFSSLQRVPSYDSFDSEDYPTALHGHKPKGTFKDYVRERSDLSKDKPVIPAAALAGYTGSGPIQLWQFLLELLTDKSCQSFISWTGDGWEFKLSDPDEVARRWGKRKNKPKMNYEKLSRGLRYYYDKNIIHKTSGKRYVYRFVCDLKSLLGYTPEELHAMLDVKPDTDE, from the exons ATGAGTTACTACATGGATCCAGTTTCTTCCTACCCAGCCCTTCACCCCTGTGACCGTCTGGGTGCAATG AGGCAGAGTGGAGGCGTGGCAGCCGGCCCTCAGACACAGCTCCCAGGTGTGGTTCACCCTCAGCAGCAGTACTACCCATCACAGCCCCTTTACCCACAGGACATTCCCCTGCAGGAGGTCCCCAACGGACATGACCTGTCCCCTACAG ATCCAGAGTGTGGAGATGTCCCACTGCTAACTCCAGGAAGTAAAGAGATGATGTCCCAGGCTCTGAAAGCCACCTTCAGTGGCTTTACCAAAGAACAACAGCGACTGGGTATTCCTAAAG ATCCCAGACAGTGGACAGAAAACCACGTGGCAGAGTGGCTGACATGGACAGTGAACGAGTTCAGCCTGAAGAATGTTGAATTTGACAAATTTTGCATGAATGGAGCCAACCTGTGTGCGATGGGAAAGGAACGTTTCCTTGATTTAGCGCCTGACTTTGTGGGTGACATCCTTTGGGAACATCTAGAGATGCTTCAGAAAG AGGATACAAAGCATTACCCCATCAATGGACTGACCTCCAACTTCCAGGAATCCCGTTATACCTCAGACTACTTTGTCA AGCCCGGCTTCATCACAGAGTCCTACCAGACGCTTCACCCCATCAGCTCAGAGGAATTGCTGACGCTCAAGTATGAGAGTGAATACCCTGCTGTCATCCTGCGGGACACGCCCCTCAATCCCCTGCAGGGGGACTACTTCTCTGTAAAGCAGGAGGTGGTATCCCCTGACAACATGTGTGTGGGACGCCTCAGCAGAG GTAAACTCGGTGGTCAGGACTCCTTTGAAAGCATCGAAAGCTTTGAAAGTTGTGACCGACTGACCCAGTCATGGAGCAGCCAGTCTTCATTCAGCAGCCTGCAGCGAGTACCATCTTACGACAGTTTTGACTCAGAAGACTACCCCACGGCTTTGCATGGCCACAAACCCAAGGGTACCTTCAAAGACTATGTGAGGGAGCGTTCAGACCTCAGCAAGGACAAACCCGTCATTCCAGCAGCAGCGCTAGCAGGATACACAG GCAGCGGCCCCATCCAGCTGTGGCAGTTTCTTCTGGAGCTGCTGACCGACAAGTCTTGCCAGTCCTTCATCAGCTGGACAGGCGACGGCTGGGAATTCAAGCTCTCCGACCCTGATGAG GTTGCTCGAAGGTGGGGAAAGAGGAAAAACAAGCCCAAGATGAACTATGAGAAGCTTAGCCGTGGCTTACGCTATTACTACGACAAGAATATTATCCACAAGACATCGGGAAAACGCTACGTCTACCGTTTTGTCTGTGACTTAAAAAGCCTGCTGGGGTACACCCCGGAGGAGCTGCATGCAATGTTGGACGTAAAGCCAGACACGGATGAGTGA
- the ets1 gene encoding protein C-ets-1 isoform X1, with protein MSYYMDPVSSYPALHPCDRLGAMRQSGGVAAGPQTQLPGVVHPQQQYYPSQPLYPQDIPLQEVPNGHDLSPTDPECGDVPLLTPGSKEMMSQALKATFSGFTKEQQRLGIPKDPRQWTENHVAEWLTWTVNEFSLKNVEFDKFCMNGANLCAMGKERFLDLAPDFVGDILWEHLEMLQKEDTKHYPINGLTSNFQESRYTSDYFVSYGVEHAQCVPPSEYSEPGFITESYQTLHPISSEELLTLKYESEYPAVILRDTPLNPLQGDYFSVKQEVVSPDNMCVGRLSRGKLGGQDSFESIESFESCDRLTQSWSSQSSFSSLQRVPSYDSFDSEDYPTALHGHKPKGTFKDYVRERSDLSKDKPVIPAAALAGYTGSGPIQLWQFLLELLTDKSCQSFISWTGDGWEFKLSDPDEVARRWGKRKNKPKMNYEKLSRGLRYYYDKNIIHKTSGKRYVYRFVCDLKSLLGYTPEELHAMLDVKPDTDE; from the exons ATGAGTTACTACATGGATCCAGTTTCTTCCTACCCAGCCCTTCACCCCTGTGACCGTCTGGGTGCAATG AGGCAGAGTGGAGGCGTGGCAGCCGGCCCTCAGACACAGCTCCCAGGTGTGGTTCACCCTCAGCAGCAGTACTACCCATCACAGCCCCTTTACCCACAGGACATTCCCCTGCAGGAGGTCCCCAACGGACATGACCTGTCCCCTACAG ATCCAGAGTGTGGAGATGTCCCACTGCTAACTCCAGGAAGTAAAGAGATGATGTCCCAGGCTCTGAAAGCCACCTTCAGTGGCTTTACCAAAGAACAACAGCGACTGGGTATTCCTAAAG ATCCCAGACAGTGGACAGAAAACCACGTGGCAGAGTGGCTGACATGGACAGTGAACGAGTTCAGCCTGAAGAATGTTGAATTTGACAAATTTTGCATGAATGGAGCCAACCTGTGTGCGATGGGAAAGGAACGTTTCCTTGATTTAGCGCCTGACTTTGTGGGTGACATCCTTTGGGAACATCTAGAGATGCTTCAGAAAG AGGATACAAAGCATTACCCCATCAATGGACTGACCTCCAACTTCCAGGAATCCCGTTATACCTCAGACTACTTTGTCA GCTATGGtgttgagcatgctcagtgtgtCCCTCCTTCTGAATACTCAGAGCCCGGCTTCATCACAGAGTCCTACCAGACGCTTCACCCCATCAGCTCAGAGGAATTGCTGACGCTCAAGTATGAGAGTGAATACCCTGCTGTCATCCTGCGGGACACGCCCCTCAATCCCCTGCAGGGGGACTACTTCTCTGTAAAGCAGGAGGTGGTATCCCCTGACAACATGTGTGTGGGACGCCTCAGCAGAG GTAAACTCGGTGGTCAGGACTCCTTTGAAAGCATCGAAAGCTTTGAAAGTTGTGACCGACTGACCCAGTCATGGAGCAGCCAGTCTTCATTCAGCAGCCTGCAGCGAGTACCATCTTACGACAGTTTTGACTCAGAAGACTACCCCACGGCTTTGCATGGCCACAAACCCAAGGGTACCTTCAAAGACTATGTGAGGGAGCGTTCAGACCTCAGCAAGGACAAACCCGTCATTCCAGCAGCAGCGCTAGCAGGATACACAG GCAGCGGCCCCATCCAGCTGTGGCAGTTTCTTCTGGAGCTGCTGACCGACAAGTCTTGCCAGTCCTTCATCAGCTGGACAGGCGACGGCTGGGAATTCAAGCTCTCCGACCCTGATGAG GTTGCTCGAAGGTGGGGAAAGAGGAAAAACAAGCCCAAGATGAACTATGAGAAGCTTAGCCGTGGCTTACGCTATTACTACGACAAGAATATTATCCACAAGACATCGGGAAAACGCTACGTCTACCGTTTTGTCTGTGACTTAAAAAGCCTGCTGGGGTACACCCCGGAGGAGCTGCATGCAATGTTGGACGTAAAGCCAGACACGGATGAGTGA
- the ets1 gene encoding protein C-ets-1 isoform X3, with protein MVMTAAVDMKPTLTIIKAEKMDDPECGDVPLLTPGSKEMMSQALKATFSGFTKEQQRLGIPKDPRQWTENHVAEWLTWTVNEFSLKNVEFDKFCMNGANLCAMGKERFLDLAPDFVGDILWEHLEMLQKEDTKHYPINGLTSNFQESRYTSDYFVSYGVEHAQCVPPSEYSEPGFITESYQTLHPISSEELLTLKYESEYPAVILRDTPLNPLQGDYFSVKQEVVSPDNMCVGRLSRGKLGGQDSFESIESFESCDRLTQSWSSQSSFSSLQRVPSYDSFDSEDYPTALHGHKPKGTFKDYVRERSDLSKDKPVIPAAALAGYTGSGPIQLWQFLLELLTDKSCQSFISWTGDGWEFKLSDPDEVARRWGKRKNKPKMNYEKLSRGLRYYYDKNIIHKTSGKRYVYRFVCDLKSLLGYTPEELHAMLDVKPDTDE; from the exons ATGGTCATGACGGCAGCTGTCGATATGAAACCGACGTTAACCATTATAAAGGCTGAAAAAATGGACG ATCCAGAGTGTGGAGATGTCCCACTGCTAACTCCAGGAAGTAAAGAGATGATGTCCCAGGCTCTGAAAGCCACCTTCAGTGGCTTTACCAAAGAACAACAGCGACTGGGTATTCCTAAAG ATCCCAGACAGTGGACAGAAAACCACGTGGCAGAGTGGCTGACATGGACAGTGAACGAGTTCAGCCTGAAGAATGTTGAATTTGACAAATTTTGCATGAATGGAGCCAACCTGTGTGCGATGGGAAAGGAACGTTTCCTTGATTTAGCGCCTGACTTTGTGGGTGACATCCTTTGGGAACATCTAGAGATGCTTCAGAAAG AGGATACAAAGCATTACCCCATCAATGGACTGACCTCCAACTTCCAGGAATCCCGTTATACCTCAGACTACTTTGTCA GCTATGGtgttgagcatgctcagtgtgtCCCTCCTTCTGAATACTCAGAGCCCGGCTTCATCACAGAGTCCTACCAGACGCTTCACCCCATCAGCTCAGAGGAATTGCTGACGCTCAAGTATGAGAGTGAATACCCTGCTGTCATCCTGCGGGACACGCCCCTCAATCCCCTGCAGGGGGACTACTTCTCTGTAAAGCAGGAGGTGGTATCCCCTGACAACATGTGTGTGGGACGCCTCAGCAGAG GTAAACTCGGTGGTCAGGACTCCTTTGAAAGCATCGAAAGCTTTGAAAGTTGTGACCGACTGACCCAGTCATGGAGCAGCCAGTCTTCATTCAGCAGCCTGCAGCGAGTACCATCTTACGACAGTTTTGACTCAGAAGACTACCCCACGGCTTTGCATGGCCACAAACCCAAGGGTACCTTCAAAGACTATGTGAGGGAGCGTTCAGACCTCAGCAAGGACAAACCCGTCATTCCAGCAGCAGCGCTAGCAGGATACACAG GCAGCGGCCCCATCCAGCTGTGGCAGTTTCTTCTGGAGCTGCTGACCGACAAGTCTTGCCAGTCCTTCATCAGCTGGACAGGCGACGGCTGGGAATTCAAGCTCTCCGACCCTGATGAG GTTGCTCGAAGGTGGGGAAAGAGGAAAAACAAGCCCAAGATGAACTATGAGAAGCTTAGCCGTGGCTTACGCTATTACTACGACAAGAATATTATCCACAAGACATCGGGAAAACGCTACGTCTACCGTTTTGTCTGTGACTTAAAAAGCCTGCTGGGGTACACCCCGGAGGAGCTGCATGCAATGTTGGACGTAAAGCCAGACACGGATGAGTGA